CGGCGGTGCCAGTCCGCGACGATGTTCGTTCGCGACCAGCGTCTGCACCTGTTCGCCGCGCAACTCGGTCCACGCTCCGAGTGAAAGCCCGTCGGCGAAACGCGTCAGCGCTTCCAGCGCGTGCGTGTAGTTGCGCAACGTGCCCGGCGAATAATGCCGCTCGACTTTCAGATAATCCAGGAACCGCGCGGCATCGGCGGCGAGACCGCTCATTTCACGCCATCGCTGGATAACGCGCGATCGCGGCATCCAGCGCCTGCGCGATCAGTTTCAGGAACAGCGTGCCGATGCCGGGATGGAAACGGTTGGGATCTTCGCTGCCGATCGCGAGCATGCCCTCGTCGCCGATCTTCAGCAGCGCCGCCGAATGCACCCTTCCGGCGTCGGCGCCGAACAGACGGTCAAGCTTGTCCTGCGCCAGCCTGCCGCACGCGGGTTCGCCGCGCGCGAGGAAATCCGTGAACATCGGCAGCGCCTGCTTGCCCGCGGGGACGCAGACCAGCCAATCCGCGCGCGGCAAATCGGCCCCGTCGCGGAACAACAGCACGCGCACCAGGTCGGAGTGGAAATCCTCGTTCAGTGCGCCGACGAAACTCTTCAGGACGTCCGGAAGATTGTCGTCGCGCAGCAGGCCGATGGTGAGCGTATGCACGCGCACCATCAGTTGTTCGTTGTCGCCGGCGATCGCCACCAGTTCCGCCAGCCTGTCGTTCAACTCGCGGTTGCGCGCGCGCAGCGCTTCGAGCTGGTAGGCCGCGAGCGACGCGGCGGGACCATTCTCGCGCGGCATCACCAGCTCGGTGGCGACATCCGGGAAATGTTCGAGGAAGCGCGGGTGCTGGCGCAGGTATTCGGCGATGTCCATCGCTTCGAGGCTTTGCTTCAGGGTCAGGTCGGCCATGCTGGGCTCCGGTGGCATGCGCGCAGTGTGGTGAGTTGCGCGCGTTCGTGCAATGCCGCTTACACGCCCAGCCATTCGCCGTCGAAGACGAATGCCGCCGGCCCGGTCATCCATAGTGCATGGCCCGGGCCCGGCCATGCGATCCGCAGCTCACCGCCCGGCAATGCCACGCTCACGTCGCCGCCGACGCGGCCACGCTTGCGCAATGCCGCGACCGCCGCGCAGGCGCCGCTGCCGCAGGCGCGGGTCCAGCCGGCGCCGCGCTCGTGCACGCGCAATTCGACGTGGCGTTCGTCGATGACCTTGGCGAACCCTGCATTCACGCCGTGCGGGAATCGCCGATGCGAAGTGATGCGCGGTCCCCAATCGTCCACGCGCGGATCGCGCACGTCGGCGACTTCCATCACCGCATGCGGGTTGCCCATCGAGACCGCGGCGATCTCCACCTGTTCACCCTCGACATCCAGCGGATACGTGTTTGCGATCGCGGATGCATCGAAGGGAATGCGCGCGGGTTCGAATACCGGCTCGCCCATCTCCACCGCGACCGTCGACGCATCGTCCAGCCGCATTCCAATCACGCCCGCGGGACTCTGCAGTTTCACCGTCGCGCCGATCGTGATCGCGCCGGCGCGATGCAGCCATGCGCCGATGCAGCGGGCGCCATTGCCGCACTGTTCCGCGATCGAACCGTCCGCGTTGTGGATCGAGTACGCGGCGACGCAAGCCGGGTCACGCGCGGCTTCGATGATCAGCAGTTGATCGAAACCGACGCCGGTGTGGCGATCGGCCATCGCGCGGATGCGCGCGCCGCCGAGGTTCGGCGCCGATGTGCGCGCATCCAGTACCACGAAATCGTTGCCGAGCCCGTGCATCTTGGTGAAGCGAAAACCGCTCATGCCAAGGTTGGCCGCATCAGCCGTTCGAGGAGGCCGCCGCCGGCGCTGCCGTGGCTGCGGGCTTTGGCGTGGAAGCCGCGGACGACGGCGTGGCCACGGCCGGGTTCGGCGGCGGCAGGACCAGCGGCCCCTTCTGGCCGCAACCGGCGAGCATCCCGAAGGCCAGCAGCAACACGGCGGTGAAAAGATGACGGCGCATGCACCCGAGTCCGGCGGAAACCTGTCGCGAGTATAAGCGCAGTGGTCGTGGCCGGCAGCTTTTCAGCCAGCAGGCGCGACTCAATGTCCCGCGCTGGATGCGGGTGCCGGCGTGCCGGACGATGGCGGCGGCGTTCCCGACCCCGCCTTTTGCATGTCCTGCAGCGAACCTACCGTCACGCTGCCGCGCCATCTCGCGTCGCGGGCCGCGAAATATTTCTGCGGGTCCCAGCGCCACGGACTCCAGAAATCGTTGCTGCCACAGCCGGCGATCGGCGCGTCGGCGACGGTCGGGCCGCCGCAATCCGCCTTGACGCCGACGGTCGTGACGCCGCTGTCGAAGCCGAGCCGCGAACCGGTGGCTTCCGTCTTGGCCATGTCGAGCGCGCGTGCCATCCGCTTTTTCGCGACCGCGTCGCCGTACTCCGGCATCAGCTTGTCGAGTACCGCGACGGCCTGGTCGTGCTGGGCCGGCGTCAACGCTTCGCACACGCGGTCGCGGGTCGCGACGAATGCCGGATAGTTGCGCTCGGCGGCCAGCGCGAGCCACGCGCATGCGGTGACGGGATCCTTCGCGACGCCGTGGCCGTTGTCGTACATCAGGCCGATGCTGAGCTGCGACAACTTGTCGGCGTAGCGCGCGCCGTACTTGAAGTATTTGATGGCCGCCGCGTAGTGGCCTTCGGAATAAAGCCGCATGCCGGCGAACTCGCCGAACAGGTCCGGGTGTCCCCACGTGGAGGCATTGTTCATCGCGGTGATGATTTTTTCGATGTCCGGGCTGGCCTCGGGCGGCGGCGGAATCGGATTCTTCATCGGACCGGCCGGCGCCGCCGCGGTGGCGGCCGTTGCCGGAACGGATGCCGCGGTGGCGAACGCGGCGGGGCTCGCGCAAAGCAGCGCGGTACAAAGCGAAGCGAACAAGCGGGTGCGGTTCATCGTTGACTCCTTGTCAAGTTTGCTTGACATCACGATAGCGATGCCGGTGCGGCATGTCAAGGATGCTTGACAGACGGTGGCGAGGTCGGGACTGCTCCGGAGCGCATGATGGATCGCCATGCCTGCGCGCGCATGTCCCGGATGGCATCGTTTCAGGGCGTGACAGGTGTCAGCCGTTTCATGTAACGCCAGCCATCCGCACCGTCCTCGTAGAACGCGGGCAGGTGCGCGATGCGCGTGTAGCCGCGTCGCTCGTACAGCGCGATCGCGGACGGATTGTCGGCGCGCACCTCGAGCCGCATCGAGGTGCAGCCGCGCGCGCGGGCGTCGGCTTCCGCGGCCGCCAGCAGCACGCTACCGAGCCCGCCGCCGCGCGCGTGCGCGCCGACCGCGAGCGAATACAGGCGCGCCGCATGGGCATTGCGGCGGTAGAACACCACGGCCGCGGCATCGGCCCGGCCGCGCATGCCGCTGATGAATACCGCCGTGCTGGCGCTGCCGATGTAATGGCGCCACTGCGCGCGGCTGATGAGGTCGCTGTCGAAGGTCGCTTCTTCCAGCGCGAGCAGCGCGTCGATGTCGGCGCGGGTGGCGCGGCGAACCTGGCGGTCGATGTGCGTAGGCGGCATGCTGCAAGCGTGGCGCGCGGGTTGTCGGCGCGCAAGCCTGAACCTACGCGTGTCCGGCGCCGGCTACCCCTTGCGTTCGCCATCTGTCGTGCCGACACTGCGCGCTTCCGGGCGGCGCGCAGCGGCGTGCGGTTCGAATCGGGAAGATCGCAATGAGCCGGCTGGCTATCGTCGTCGAAAAACCATCGGACTGGGGTTCGTACTACCCGTCAGACAATGTCGTCACCGCGATGCAGTACCTGCGCGAGCCCGTTGGCGGCGACGAACGCACGCACGTCATCAACCTCTGCCGAAGCTACAAGTATCTTGGCATTGGCCACTATGTTTCACTGCTGGGCGAGGCGCGCGGGCATCGCGTGATTCCGTCGGTGCGCACGATCAGCGACCTGCGCAAGCGCGCGCTGTACAACCTCGACGTCGAGGA
The genomic region above belongs to Rhodanobacteraceae bacterium and contains:
- a CDS encoding Diaminopimelate epimerase; translated protein: MSGFRFTKMHGLGNDFVVLDARTSAPNLGGARIRAMADRHTGVGFDQLLIIEAARDPACVAAYSIHNADGSIAEQCGNGARCIGAWLHRAGAITIGATVKLQSPAGVIGMRLDDASTVAVEMGEPVFEPARIPFDASAIANTYPLDVEGEQVEIAAVSMGNPHAVMEVADVRDPRVDDWGPRITSHRRFPHGVNAGFAKVIDERHVELRVHERGAGWTRACGSGACAAVAALRKRGRVGGDVSVALPGGELRIAWPGPGHALWMTGPAAFVFDGEWLGV
- a CDS encoding Ribosomal-protein-S18p-alanine acetyltransferase, which gives rise to MPPTHIDRQVRRATRADIDALLALEEATFDSDLISRAQWRHYIGSASTAVFISGMRGRADAAAVVFYRRNAHAARLYSLAVGAHARGGGLGSVLLAAAEADARARGCTSMRLEVRADNPSAIALYERRGYTRIAHLPAFYEDGADGWRYMKRLTPVTP